CCGGACTTCACGCCCTGGCGCGTCGACTCACGCACGCACGTCTCGAGGACGGCGTCGTCGACGTGCGAGACGGTGCCGTCACGCGCTGCCTGCGCCAGGCCGGTCGAGATCTGCGCGATCTCGGTGATGTTCAGTCGATAGGTCTTCATGCCCTTGGCCTGCAGCGGCGCCTCGAGGACGCTCGCGCCCGAATCGGCCGGGAAGACGACGGGGATGCGGCGGCGGCACTGGCGCCACAGCCACGCGACAGCAGCGTCGACGCCCGCATCGAGCGGATCATGGTCGACGAGCTCGACGTGCACGACGCCACCGTCAGCGTGCGCAGCGATCGACAGCCACATGCGCCCAGCGGCGTCCATGTCGAGGCCAATCGCGGCGAGCTTCCACTCGGGAGGCGCAGCGGGGATCGTCAGCGCGTCCCACTGCTTCGGGTCGATGGCGCGTTCTGACGCGGCCTCTTCGTCCCAGATGCCGAGGCCCTCGCGCTGACGGGACTCGAGCGACGTCAGGTTCTTCGCGAGGCGCTTGATGCTCTCCTTGGACGTGCGCGCCGGGAAGGAAGGGTTCGCCTTCGCGACCTGCTCCCAGTCGCTCATGTCCGCGCCGGCGTCCGCCGAGAACTCGACGTAGACCATGTCCTCGCTCTCGCCGGACAGGGCCTCACGTCGACGGTTGAGGAACTCCTCACCGTTGTCGACAGGGCGCGGCGGGGTGCCCATGAAGAACAGCAGCGCGCCGGCCTCGTGCCGCGACTGGTTCGTCGCCGCGACCATGTCCTCGAGGGCCTTCTCCGTGAGGATCTGCGCCTCGTCGAACACCTCGATGTCGACCTCGTCGAAGCCACGGCCGAAGCCGCCCTCACGAGCGCCGAACATGATGATGGAGCCGTTCGCGAACAGGATCTCCTGCTCGCCGTTGGCTGAGCGTACGCCGTTGTTCTGCGTCGGGGCGAGGAACGGCGCGATCTTCTTGCGCCGCACCATGCCCTGCATCGTCTTGAACGTCTGTGTGCTCGTGCGCGTGCGGTGCGCCGTCCACAAGATCGTCATGCCCGGGTACAGCGTCGCCAGGGCGATGACGACCATGCCGACGAAGAACGTCTTGCCGACCTGGCGGGGAATCGACATGACGACGCCGCCCACAGTCGCTGCGTACTTGCCATCGGAACGCTTGCCGAACGTCACCGCGCCGAGACCCTGCTGCCAATCGTCGAACACGACGCCCATTTCGCGGCAACGCTCATCGACGATGGGCCAGTCGGTCGTCACGATCCCATCGGGAATGACGAGGTGACGCGCAGCCTCAGATAGCCGCGGCATCGAACACGACCGCCACCGCGCGCCCACCCTGAGACTTCGCGGCCTCTTGCTCCTCGCGAGCGTCGAGCGCGCGGATCTCGCGGTCGTACTCGCGGATCTTCGCGGACACGCTCGCGAGGGCATGCGCAGGAACCTTGCCAGCGTCCATCTCGCGCGCCAGGTGGCGGCGCAGAGCGACCAGCAGGGCCCGCTCAGACGCGTCAGCAGCCTCAACGACGGTCTCAGGCTCCCTGACCGGAGCCGGCTCATTCGTAGCGTCTCGCAGGTGGCGTTCAGACATGCCAACCACCTCCTACGAGGGACGTTTTTTCTGAGCCGGGGAGAGAGAGGCCCTATGCCCTGAGTGGGCCTGAGAGCGCGGCTTGGGGGATGCCCCCCTGGGTCAGACGAACCAGTCGCGGCTTGTCGTTGGCTCGAGCGTCGTCGTGACGCGTTGGCCGGCGGTGTCGAAGCGCGGCTGGTCTGCTTTGAGCCGAGCACGAGCGAGATGGATCGGGCCGTGCCAGCGGAGCCGATTGCAGTAGCGATGGCTCAGTGCACAGTTGGCACGGTCGAAGGGTGAGCCGCCGTACGTGACGGGGATGAGCTCGTCGACCTCGGGTGAGCCTGGCAGGCCGTGGGGTAGGCGAACGTCGACCCATTGGCCGCACAGGTGGCAGGTGTTCTCCTCGCGCAGGACGCGTGCCCTGACCTTGTCGCGCTTGCTGCCGTTCGCGCGACGCGGGTTGCTCACGTGTACGTGATGATCTCGCCGCTCGCCGCTGCGACAATCGCCTTGAGATCGGCGTGCAGTCTGAACATCTGGTCGAGGTAGTAGACGTCGTCGATGACGACGATGTCGGCGCTGTGCCCTCGCCCGCCGCCCCGCTCGGGGTGCACGAAGATGATGCCGCCGCCGCTGGTGAACATCACGCGCTCGTCGCCGTGCGAGCGGCGAAGCAGTGAAATGCCTGATGCTCTCTCAAGCCTGGTGATGATGTGCTGCACTTCGCGGGACGGGATAGCACAGATGACACGCTTGCCTGCCTGCGCGTCGCGGGTGATGCCGTCGATGACGTACCTGTTCATGCCAATCTCCCTTGCTTGCCCCACCTGCATTCATCCACGATGACGCCACGCTCGGGCATCATGAGGTCGCGCATGTCCTGCTCGTGTCGCTGCTCGGCGTACGCGCGTTCGACGTCGGCCCAGTCGATGTGCTCGCGGTAGGTGTCACGCTTGCTCACGTCACGGCCCCCTGAATCCGATGTGCATCTCGGGCGGGTGGTAGTCGGGGGCTTGCTCGGCTTGCGTGTATGCCGTCT
This region of Dermacoccus nishinomiyaensis genomic DNA includes:
- a CDS encoding terminase; protein product: MTTDWPIVDERCREMGVVFDDWQQGLGAVTFGKRSDGKYAATVGGVVMSIPRQVGKTFFVGMVVIALATLYPGMTILWTAHRTRTSTQTFKTMQGMVRRKKIAPFLAPTQNNGVRSANGEQEILFANGSIIMFGAREGGFGRGFDEVDIEVFDEAQILTEKALEDMVAATNQSRHEAGALLFFMGTPPRPVDNGEEFLNRRREALSGESEDMVYVEFSADAGADMSDWEQVAKANPSFPARTSKESIKRLAKNLTSLESRQREGLGIWDEEAASERAIDPKQWDALTIPAAPPEWKLAAIGLDMDAAGRMWLSIAAHADGGVVHVELVDHDPLDAGVDAAVAWLWRQCRRRIPVVFPADSGASVLEAPLQAKGMKTYRLNITEIAQISTGLAQAARDGTVSHVDDAVLETCVRESTRQGVKSGGWRMARVGDLQSAPLYAAACARHGAVKWSKRRTGGTESKGEVVVL
- a CDS encoding endonuclease, whose translation is MSNPRRANGSKRDKVRARVLREENTCHLCGQWVDVRLPHGLPGSPEVDELIPVTYGGSPFDRANCALSHRYCNRLRWHGPIHLARARLKADQPRFDTAGQRVTTTLEPTTSRDWFV